In Molothrus aeneus isolate 106 chromosome 25, BPBGC_Maene_1.0, whole genome shotgun sequence, one DNA window encodes the following:
- the ARHGAP44 gene encoding rho GTPase-activating protein 44 isoform X2: MKKQFNRMRQLANQTVGRAEKTEVLSEDLLQVEKRLELVKQVSHSTHKKLTACLQGQQGLDADKRSKKLPLTTLAQCLMEGSAVLGDDSLLGKMLRLCGEAEDKLAQELIHFELQVERDVIEPLFVLAEVEIPNIQKQRKHLAKLVLDMDSSRTRWQQSVKSSGLASNLQPSGAKADALREEMEEAANRVEICRDQLSADMYNFVAKEVDYANYFQTLIEVQAEYHRKSLALLQNFLPQIKAQQEAWMEKPSFGKPLEEHLAVSGREIAFPVEACVTMLLECGMQEEGLFRVAPSASKLKKLKAALDCCVVDVQEYSADPHAIAGALKSYLRELPEPLMTFELYEEWIQASNIPDQEKRLQALWNACEKLPKANYNNIRYVIKFLAKLTEYQDINKMTPSNVAIVLGPNLLWPQAEGNMTEMMTTLSLQIVGIIEPLIQHADWFFPGEIEFNVTGNYGSPLHVNHNANYSSMPSPDMEHGERRQHEQARRPLSVATDNMMLEFCKKDGLRKIQSMGVRVMDTSWVARRGTSAGRKASSAPPAAQPPAPPAELPPTPHSPIPEQPPEISATPSPPPTSFGFPPAAERTRSAPF, from the exons GGCCGAGAAGACCGAGGTGTTGAGCGAGGatctgctgcag GTGGAGAAGCGGCTGGAGCTGGTGAAGCAGGtgtcccacagcacccacaaGAAGCTGACAGCCtgtctgcagggccagcaggggcTGGATGCCGACAAGCGCTCG AAGAAGCTGCCGCTGACGACGCTGGCGCAGTGTCTGATGGAGGGATCGGCGGTGCTGGGGGACGACTCCCTGCTGGG gaagaTGCTGCGGCTGTGCGGGGAGGCCGAGGACaagctggcacaggagctgatCCACTTCGAGCTGCAGGTGGAGCGGGACGTCATCGAGCCGCTCTTCGTGCTGGCTGAG GTGGAGATCCCAAATATCCAAAAGCAGAGGAAGCACTTGGCCAAGCTGGTGCTGGACATGGACTCCTCCAGGACGAG GTGGCAGCAGTCGGTGAAGTCCTCGGGTCTGGCCAGCAACCTGCAGCCCTCGGGAGCCAAAGCCGACGCTCtcagggaggagatggaggaggcGGCCAACAGAGTGGAGATCTGCAGG GACCAGCTCTCGGCTGACATGTACAATTTTGTGGCCAAAGAAGTCGACTATGCAAACTATTTTCAAACT CTGATCGAGGTGCAGGCCGAGTACCACCGCAAATCCCTGGCCCTCCTGCAGAACTTCCTGCCACAGATCAAAGCCCAGCAAG AGGCCTGGATGGAGAAACCCTCCTTTGGGAAGCCCCTGGAGGAGCACCTGGCAGTCAGCGGGAGGGAGATCGCCTTCCCCGTGGAGGCCTGTGTCACCATGCTGCTGGAATGTGGCATGCAGGAGGAG GGTCTCTTCCGAGTGGCTCCCTCGGCCTCCAAGCTGAAGAAGCTCAAGGCTGCCCTGGACTGCTGCGTGGTGGACGTGCAGGAGTACTCAGCTGACCCCCATGCCATCGCAG GAGCCCTCAAGTCCTACCTGCGGGAGCTGCCCGAGCCCCTGATGACCTTCGAGCTGTACGAGGAGTGGATCCAGGCCTCCAA catcccagatcAGGAGAAACGGCTGCAGGCTCTCTGGAACGCCTGCGAGAAGCTGCCCAAAGCCAACTACAACAACATCAG GTACGTGATTAAATTCCTGGCCAAGCTGACCGAGTACCAGGATATCAACAAAATGACCCCAAGCAACGTGGCCATCGTGCTGGGACCCAACCTGCTGTGGCCACAGGCCGAGGG GAACATGACGGAGATGATGACGACGCTGTCGCTGCAGATCGTGGGCATCATCGAGCCGCTCATCCAGCACGCAGACTGGTTCTTCCCGGGAG AGATCGAGTTCAACGTGACGGGCAACTACGGCAGCCCCCTGCACGTGAACCACAACGCCAACTACAGCTCCATGCCCTCGCCCGACATGGAGCACGGCGAGCGCCGGCAGCACGAGCAGGCGCGGCGCCCGCTCAGCGTGGCCACCGACAACATGATGCTGGAGTTCTGCAAGAAGGACGG CCTTAGGAAAATCCAAAG catggGCGTCAGGGTGATGGACACCTCGTGGGTGGCTCGCCGAGGCACCTCCGCGGGGCGCAAGGCGAGCTCGGCGCCCCCGGCCGCGCAGCCCCCGGCGCCGCCCGCCGAGCTGCCCCCCACGCCCCACTCGCCCATTCCCGAGCAGCCCCCGGAGATCTCAGCAACGCCCTCCCCGCCTCCCACCAGCTTCGGCTTCCCCCCGGCAGCCGAGCGGACAAG GTCTGCTCCGTTTTGA
- the ARHGAP44 gene encoding rho GTPase-activating protein 44 isoform X1 has protein sequence MKKQFNRMRQLANQTVGRAEKTEVLSEDLLQVEKRLELVKQVSHSTHKKLTACLQGQQGLDADKRSKKLPLTTLAQCLMEGSAVLGDDSLLGKMLRLCGEAEDKLAQELIHFELQVERDVIEPLFVLAEVEIPNIQKQRKHLAKLVLDMDSSRTRWQQSVKSSGLASNLQPSGAKADALREEMEEAANRVEICRDQLSADMYNFVAKEVDYANYFQTLIEVQAEYHRKSLALLQNFLPQIKAQQEAWMEKPSFGKPLEEHLAVSGREIAFPVEACVTMLLECGMQEEGLFRVAPSASKLKKLKAALDCCVVDVQEYSADPHAIAGALKSYLRELPEPLMTFELYEEWIQASNIPDQEKRLQALWNACEKLPKANYNNIRYVIKFLAKLTEYQDINKMTPSNVAIVLGPNLLWPQAEGNMTEMMTTLSLQIVGIIEPLIQHADWFFPGEIEFNVTGNYGSPLHVNHNANYSSMPSPDMEHGERRQHEQARRPLSVATDNMMLEFCKKDGLRKIQSMGVRVMDTSWVARRGTSAGRKASSAPPAAQPPAPPAELPPTPHSPIPEQPPEISATPSPPPTSFGFPPAAERTSTFRPPELSPGPPPEQSPHSLRKGGPKKLAPIPSPASLSPTPPSTPSPYGPPGAAPAAGPPPLLPSPAAAAAPRARAAPKARPRPALPPPPQPPPAAPAPPQPPEPPRSDTAGPGDGAGTGLLRFEVPSLHVSPDAALCRDPPEAAQRLSGPSVTPRQEEEEEEEEESESTAL, from the exons GGCCGAGAAGACCGAGGTGTTGAGCGAGGatctgctgcag GTGGAGAAGCGGCTGGAGCTGGTGAAGCAGGtgtcccacagcacccacaaGAAGCTGACAGCCtgtctgcagggccagcaggggcTGGATGCCGACAAGCGCTCG AAGAAGCTGCCGCTGACGACGCTGGCGCAGTGTCTGATGGAGGGATCGGCGGTGCTGGGGGACGACTCCCTGCTGGG gaagaTGCTGCGGCTGTGCGGGGAGGCCGAGGACaagctggcacaggagctgatCCACTTCGAGCTGCAGGTGGAGCGGGACGTCATCGAGCCGCTCTTCGTGCTGGCTGAG GTGGAGATCCCAAATATCCAAAAGCAGAGGAAGCACTTGGCCAAGCTGGTGCTGGACATGGACTCCTCCAGGACGAG GTGGCAGCAGTCGGTGAAGTCCTCGGGTCTGGCCAGCAACCTGCAGCCCTCGGGAGCCAAAGCCGACGCTCtcagggaggagatggaggaggcGGCCAACAGAGTGGAGATCTGCAGG GACCAGCTCTCGGCTGACATGTACAATTTTGTGGCCAAAGAAGTCGACTATGCAAACTATTTTCAAACT CTGATCGAGGTGCAGGCCGAGTACCACCGCAAATCCCTGGCCCTCCTGCAGAACTTCCTGCCACAGATCAAAGCCCAGCAAG AGGCCTGGATGGAGAAACCCTCCTTTGGGAAGCCCCTGGAGGAGCACCTGGCAGTCAGCGGGAGGGAGATCGCCTTCCCCGTGGAGGCCTGTGTCACCATGCTGCTGGAATGTGGCATGCAGGAGGAG GGTCTCTTCCGAGTGGCTCCCTCGGCCTCCAAGCTGAAGAAGCTCAAGGCTGCCCTGGACTGCTGCGTGGTGGACGTGCAGGAGTACTCAGCTGACCCCCATGCCATCGCAG GAGCCCTCAAGTCCTACCTGCGGGAGCTGCCCGAGCCCCTGATGACCTTCGAGCTGTACGAGGAGTGGATCCAGGCCTCCAA catcccagatcAGGAGAAACGGCTGCAGGCTCTCTGGAACGCCTGCGAGAAGCTGCCCAAAGCCAACTACAACAACATCAG GTACGTGATTAAATTCCTGGCCAAGCTGACCGAGTACCAGGATATCAACAAAATGACCCCAAGCAACGTGGCCATCGTGCTGGGACCCAACCTGCTGTGGCCACAGGCCGAGGG GAACATGACGGAGATGATGACGACGCTGTCGCTGCAGATCGTGGGCATCATCGAGCCGCTCATCCAGCACGCAGACTGGTTCTTCCCGGGAG AGATCGAGTTCAACGTGACGGGCAACTACGGCAGCCCCCTGCACGTGAACCACAACGCCAACTACAGCTCCATGCCCTCGCCCGACATGGAGCACGGCGAGCGCCGGCAGCACGAGCAGGCGCGGCGCCCGCTCAGCGTGGCCACCGACAACATGATGCTGGAGTTCTGCAAGAAGGACGG CCTTAGGAAAATCCAAAG catggGCGTCAGGGTGATGGACACCTCGTGGGTGGCTCGCCGAGGCACCTCCGCGGGGCGCAAGGCGAGCTCGGCGCCCCCGGCCGCGCAGCCCCCGGCGCCGCCCGCCGAGCTGCCCCCCACGCCCCACTCGCCCATTCCCGAGCAGCCCCCGGAGATCTCAGCAACGCCCTCCCCGCCTCCCACCAGCTTCGGCTTCCCCCCGGCAGCCGAGCGGACAAG CACTTTCAGGCCCCCGGAGCTgtccccggggccgccccccgAGCAGAGCCCGCACTCGCTGCGCAAAG GGGGGCCCAAGAAGCTGGCGCCCATCCCGTCCCCGGCCAGCCTGTCCCCGACGCCCCCCAGCACCCCGTCCCCGTACGGCCcccccggagccgccccggccgcggggccgcccccgctGCTGCCgtcccccgccgccgccgccgccccccgcgcccggGCCGCCCCCAAAGCGCGGCCgcgccccgcgctgccccccCCGCCGCAGCCgcccccggccgcccccgcgcccccccagcccccggagccgccccgcTCGGACACCGCGGGGCCCGGGGACGGCGCCGGCACAG GTCTGCTCCGTTTTGAGGTCCCCTCCCTCCACGTGTCCCCGGATGCCGCCCTGTGCCGGGACCCGCCCGAGGCAGCTCAGAGACTCTCGGGGCCCAGCGTGACCCCgcggcaggaggaggaggaggaggaggaggaggaatcaGAGAGCACAGCCCTATga